A stretch of the Thunnus thynnus chromosome 7, fThuThy2.1, whole genome shotgun sequence genome encodes the following:
- the sfrp2l gene encoding secreted frizzled-related protein 2-like — MFESMLILILLSGASRASDAGAPSQLGPPSLGFSSSVRSVCKPIPSTLSLCHGIGYRHMRVPNLLGHDSLREAQQQSAAWLPLISKLCHRDTKKFLCSLFAPVCLPELSGPVSPCRSLCEAVRDGCVPVMSAFGFPWPEMFNCTRFPRGTELCIPATGAQEGRTAEEVKHEEALKGSVICDACSLAAEGETDIQDNFCHSPYAFKMRLGSVSTVGGDRQLVPLARSRILRWAGGGAERAEGVGGAMAHSALWLQEGGTCTCPGLDSVDTNEDRGLEEERMDKGQLKGGGKEGNGAQGGWYLALAQAEEGRLVLTRLVRWSREDKELKKFIRALLKQPCPEL, encoded by the exons atgtttgAGTCTATGTTAATCTTAATTTTACTGTCTGGAGCTTCTCGTGCTTCTGACGCCGGGGCTCCTTCCCAGCTGGGACCGCCGTCGCTCGGGTTCAGCTCCTCGGTCCGCTCGGTGTGTAAACCCATCCCTAGCACCCTGTCTCTGTGCCACGGGATCGGCTACCGGCACATGCGGGTCCCCAACTTGCTCGGCCATGATTCACTGAGGGAGGCCCAGCAGCAGTCGGCGGCCTGGCTGCCCCTGATCTCCAAGCTGTGCCACCGGGACACCAAGAAGTTCCTATGCTCGTTGTTCGCCCCGGTGTGCCTGCCGGAGCTCAGCGGGCCGGTCAGCCCCTGCAGGAGTCTGTGCGAGGCCGTGCGGGACGGCTGCGTTCCCGTGATGAGCGCGTTCGGCTTCCCCTGGCCGGAGATGTTTAACTGCACCCGGTTCCCGCGCGGAACCGAGCTCTGTATCCCCGCGACCGGAGCGCAAGAGGGGCGCACAGCGGAGGAGGTCAAACACGAGGAGGCGCTGAAAG GGAGCGTTATCTGTGATGCCTGTAGTCTGGCTGCTGAGGGAGAGACCGACATTCAGGACAACTTCTGCCACAGTCCATATG CATTTAAGATGCGTCTGGGCAGCGTGTCGACGGTGGGAGGGGACCGTCAGCTGGTGCCTCTGGCCCGAAGCCGCATCCTGAGGTGGGCAGGGGGAGGTGCAGAGAGGGCAGAAGGGGTTGGAGGCGCGATGGCCCACAGTGCTTTGTGGCTGCAGGAAGGAGGCACCTGTACGTGTCCGGGCTTggactctgtggacacaaacgAAGACAGAGGGTTAGAGGAGGAACGGATGGATAAGGGACAactgaaaggaggagggaaggaggggaaTGGGGCGCAGGGTGGATGGTACCTGGCCCTGGCTCAGGCTGAGGAGGGAAGGCTGGTGTTGACTCGGCTGGTGAGGTGGAGCAGAGAGGACAAAGAGCTGAAGAAGTTCATCAGGGCGCTCCTTAAACAGCCCTGCCCAGAGCTGTAG